From one Lotus japonicus ecotype B-129 chromosome 3, LjGifu_v1.2 genomic stretch:
- the LOC130748717 gene encoding uncharacterized protein LOC130748717, which produces MVIRKELVDQDWEIYLHSFDEDTAWGVDYRQEKNVYVGGATIFKRDQAGQIVETQPIRGKIRFPHAPFRFGLPLGMDFLSGSESDPSEGPGYESGEGSESSVTSEHRNPTEGLLVPEEEPVSPIAPPEQELNQGLMDPVPLGFGWSLEALRQWNLDMKVELPKPGEETPEPSNMWAREDADCNEWPCLG; this is translated from the coding sequence atggtgatccggaaggagctagtggatcaggactgggagatttATCTCCATAGTTTTGATGAGGACACGGCCTGGGGTGTCGACTACCGCCAGGAGAAGAACGTGTACGTCGGCGGCGCGACCATCTTCAAAAGAGACCAAGCTGGGCAGATTGTTGAGACTCAGCCTATCAGAGGGAAGATTCGGTTTCCTCACGCACCCTTCCGTTTTGGACTCCCCTTAGGGATGGATTTTCTCAGCGGTTCGGAGTCGGACCCTAGTGAGGGGCCAGGCTACGAGTCAGGCGAGGGGAGCGAGTCTTCAGTGACTTCCGAGCACCGGAATCCGACAGAGGGACTTTTGGTGCCGGAGGAGGAGCCGGTGAGCCCCATTGCACCACCCGAGCAAGAGCTGAATCAGGGACTCATGGATCCCGTACCATTAGGGTTTGGGTGGAgcttggaggcattgaggcagTGGAACCTGGACATGAAAGTTGAGCTTCCGAAGCCAGGAGAGGAGACGCCGGAGCCTTCCAACATGTGGGCCAGAGAAGATGCAGACTGCAATGAGTGGCCTTGTTTGGGTTGA